From a region of the Micropterus dolomieu isolate WLL.071019.BEF.003 ecotype Adirondacks linkage group LG21, ASM2129224v1, whole genome shotgun sequence genome:
- the tal2 gene encoding T-cell acute lymphocytic leukemia protein 2, with protein sequence MTRKVFTNTRERWRQHNVNTAFAELRKLIPTHPPEKKLSKNEILRLAMRYINFLVQLLESQSGQPASHSPTTLLTFLRGNMEQLHSPPHTWALTSDTEVPSPGSSCDSSEAW encoded by the coding sequence ATGACCAGGAAGGTGTTCACCAACACGAGGGAGCGCTGGCGCCAGCACAACGTCAACACTGCCTTTGCCGAGCTCCGCAAGCTCATCCCCACCCATCCTCCGGAGAAGAAGCTGAGCAAGAACGAGATCCTGCGTCTGGCCATGCGCTACATCAACTTCCTGGTGCAGCTGCTGGAGAGCCAGAGCGGTCAGCCAGCCAGCCACTCCCCCACCACTCTGCTCACCTTCCTCAGAGGAAACATGGAGCAGCTGCACTCCCCTCCACACACCTGGGCCCTGACCAGTGACACAGAAGTCCCCTCACCTGGATCCAGCTGCGACAGCTCTGAGGCCTGGTAG